The Streptomyces laurentii genome contains a region encoding:
- a CDS encoding 50S ribosomal protein L18 (50S ribosomal protein L18 [Streptomyces cattleya NRRL 8057 = DSM46488];~5S rRNA interface [nucleotide binding];~Evidence 2a : Function of homologous gene experimentally demonstrated in an other organism; PubMedId : 12682299; Product type s : structure;~L27 interface [polypeptide binding];~Ribosomal L18/L5e: L18 (L5e) isa ribosomal protein foundin the central protuberance (CP) of the large subunit. L18 binds 5S rRNA and induces a conformational change that stimulates the binding of L5 to 5S rRNA. Association of 5S rRNA with 23S rRNA...; cd00432;~identified by MetaGeneAnnotator; putative), translating to MAYGVKIAKGDAYKRAAKARRHLRIRKSVSGSAERPRLVVTRSNRGITAQVIDDLKGHTLASASHLDASVRGGEGDKSAQAKQVGALVAERAKAAGVEAVVFDRGGNRYAGRIAALADAAREAGLKF from the coding sequence ATGGCATACGGTGTCAAGATCGCCAAGGGCGATGCTTACAAGCGCGCTGCCAAGGCGCGTCGTCACCTGCGCATCCGCAAGAGCGTGTCGGGTTCGGCGGAGCGTCCGCGCCTCGTCGTGACGCGTTCGAACCGCGGTATCACCGCCCAGGTCATCGACGACCTCAAGGGTCACACCCTGGCGTCGGCGTCCCACCTGGACGCTTCCGTCCGCGGTGGCGAGGGCGACAAGTCCGCGCAGGCCAAGCAGGTCGGTGCCCTGGTCGCCGAGCGCGCCAAGGCCGCCGGTGTCGAGGCCGTCGTGTTCGACCGTGGTGGCAACAGGTACGCCGGGCGCATTGCCGCTCTGGCTGACGCCGCCCGCGAAGCCGGGCTGAAGTTCTAA
- a CDS encoding 30S ribosomal protein S5 (30S ribosomal protein S5 [Streptomyces albus J1074];~30S ribosomal protein S5; Validated; PRK00550;~Ribosomal protein S5, C-terminal domain; pfam03719;~Ribosomal protein S5, N-terminal domain; pfam00333;~identified by MetaGeneAnnotator; putative), with product MAGPQRRGSGAGGGERRDRKGRDGGAAAAEKTAYVERVVAINRVAKVVKGGRRFSFTALVVVGDGDGTVGVGYGKAKEVPAAIAKGVEEAKKHFFKVPRIQGTIPHPIQGEKAAGVVLLKPASPGTGVIAGGPVRAVLECAGVHDILSKSLGSDNAINIVHATVAALKGLQRPEEIAARRGLPLEDVAPAALLRARAGAGA from the coding sequence ATGGCTGGACCCCAGCGCCGCGGCAGCGGTGCCGGTGGCGGCGAGCGGCGGGACCGGAAGGGCCGCGACGGTGGCGCTGCCGCCGCCGAGAAGACCGCGTACGTTGAGCGCGTAGTCGCGATCAACCGCGTCGCCAAGGTTGTCAAGGGTGGTCGTCGCTTCAGCTTCACCGCGCTGGTCGTGGTGGGCGACGGTGACGGCACCGTCGGTGTCGGTTACGGCAAGGCCAAGGAGGTGCCGGCCGCCATCGCCAAGGGTGTTGAGGAGGCCAAGAAGCACTTCTTCAAGGTCCCCCGTATCCAGGGCACCATCCCGCACCCGATCCAGGGCGAGAAGGCCGCGGGCGTCGTCCTGCTCAAGCCGGCTTCCCCCGGTACCGGTGTGATCGCCGGTGGCCCGGTGCGCGCCGTCCTCGAGTGCGCCGGCGTTCACGACATCCTGTCGAAGTCGCTCGGCTCCGACAACGCGATCAACATCGTGCACGCGACCGTGGCGGCCCTCAAGGGCCTGCAGCGTCCCGAGGAGATCGCGGCTCGCCGTGGTCTGCCCCTCGAGGACGTCGCCCCCGCGGCTCTGCTCCGTGCGCGTGCCGGGGCGGGTGCGTAA
- a CDS encoding 50S ribosomal protein L30 (23S rRNA binding site [nucleotide binding];~50S ribosomal protein L30 [Streptomyces cattleya NRRL 8057 = DSM46488];~Ribosomal protein L30, which is foundin eukaryotes and prokaryotes but not in archaea, is one of the smallest ribosomal proteins with a molecular mass of about 7kDa. L30 binds the 23SrRNA as well as the 5S rRNA and is one of five ribosomal proteins that...; cd01658;~identified by MetaGeneAnnotator; putative), which translates to MARLKITQTKSYIGSKQNHRDTLRSLGLKRLHDVVVKEDRPEFRGMVHTVRHLVTVEEVD; encoded by the coding sequence ATGGCTCGCCTCAAGATCACGCAGACGAAGTCGTACATCGGCAGCAAGCAGAACCACCGCGACACGCTGCGTTCGCTCGGGCTCAAGCGCCTGCACGACGTGGTCGTCAAGGAGGACCGCCCCGAGTTCCGCGGAATGGTGCACACCGTCCGCCACCTCGTGACGGTCGAGGAGGTCGACTGA
- a CDS encoding 50S ribosomal protein L15 (50S ribosomal protein L15 [Streptomyces cattleya NRRL 8057 = DSM46488];~50S ribosomal protein L15; Reviewed; PRK05592;~identified by MetaGeneAnnotator; putative) codes for MAENNPLKVHNLRPAPGAKTAKTRVGRGEASKGKTAGRGTKGTKARYQVPERFEGGQMPLHMRLPKLKGFKNPFRTEYQVVNLDKLTALYPQGGEVTVADLVAKGAVRKNQLVKVLGQGEVSVALQVTVDAVSGSAKEKIAAAGGTVTELV; via the coding sequence ATGGCGGAGAACAACCCGCTGAAGGTCCACAACCTCCGTCCCGCCCCGGGCGCCAAGACCGCCAAGACCCGTGTGGGTCGTGGTGAGGCGTCGAAGGGTAAGACGGCTGGTCGTGGTACGAAGGGTACGAAGGCCCGTTACCAGGTTCCGGAGCGCTTCGAGGGTGGCCAGATGCCCCTCCACATGCGTCTTCCGAAGCTGAAGGGCTTCAAGAACCCGTTCCGCACCGAGTACCAGGTCGTGAACCTGGACAAGCTGACCGCGCTCTACCCGCAGGGTGGCGAGGTCACGGTGGCCGACCTGGTCGCCAAGGGTGCGGTTCGCAAGAACCAGCTCGTCAAGGTCCTGGGCCAGGGCGAGGTCTCCGTGGCGCTGCAGGTGACGGTCGACGCCGTCTCCGGCTCCGCCAAGGAGAAGATCGCCGCCGCGGGCGGCACCGTCACCGAGCTCGTCTGA
- a CDS encoding preprotein translocase secY subunit (Preprotein translocase secY subunit [Streptomyces venezuelae ATCC10712];~SecY translocase; pfam00344;~identified by MetaGeneAnnotator; putative;~preprotein translocase subunit SecY; Reviewed; PRK09204): MLTAFAQAFKTPDLRKKLLFTLAIIVIYRLGAHIPVPGVSYKNVQLCIDQAQSGGLLGLMQMFSGGALLQITIFALGIMPYITASIILQLLTVVIPRLEALKKEGQAGTAKITQYTRYLTVALAILQGTGLVATARTGSLFSGCSVANQIVPDNSIFTTVTMVITMTAGTGMVMWLGELITDRGIGNGMSILMFISIAAGFPGALWAIKTSGKLAKGWIEFGTVILIGFVMVALVVFVEQAQRRIPVQYAKRMIGRRSYGGTSTYIPLKVNQAGVIPVIFASSLLYIPALVAQFSNSTAGWKTWIEAHFVKGDHPYYIAAYFLLIVFFAFFYVAISFNPEEVADNMKKYGGFIPGIRAGRPTAEYLSYVLNRITWPGSLYLGLIALVPTMALAGFGGANQNFPFGGTSILIIVGVGLETVKQIESQLQQRNYEGFLR, encoded by the coding sequence GTGCTCACCGCGTTCGCCCAGGCGTTCAAGACGCCTGACCTGCGCAAGAAGCTGCTCTTCACACTCGCCATCATTGTCATCTACCGACTTGGCGCGCACATCCCGGTTCCGGGTGTCAGCTATAAGAACGTGCAGCTGTGCATCGACCAGGCGCAGTCCGGCGGCCTGCTCGGTCTGATGCAGATGTTCAGTGGCGGCGCCCTGCTGCAGATCACCATCTTCGCGCTCGGCATCATGCCGTACATCACGGCGAGCATCATCCTGCAGCTGCTGACCGTCGTGATCCCGCGCCTGGAAGCCCTCAAGAAGGAGGGTCAGGCCGGCACCGCCAAGATCACGCAGTACACGCGTTATCTGACGGTCGCCCTCGCCATCCTCCAGGGCACCGGTCTCGTCGCCACCGCCCGTACCGGCTCGCTCTTCAGCGGCTGCTCGGTCGCGAACCAGATCGTTCCGGACAACTCGATCTTCACCACCGTCACCATGGTCATCACGATGACCGCGGGCACCGGCATGGTCATGTGGCTCGGTGAGCTCATCACCGACCGCGGCATCGGCAACGGCATGTCGATCCTGATGTTCATCTCGATCGCGGCCGGCTTCCCCGGCGCCCTGTGGGCCATCAAGACCAGCGGCAAGCTCGCCAAGGGCTGGATCGAGTTCGGCACCGTCATCCTCATCGGCTTCGTGATGGTGGCTCTCGTCGTCTTCGTCGAGCAGGCCCAGCGCCGGATCCCGGTGCAGTACGCGAAGCGCATGATCGGCCGCCGCTCCTACGGCGGAACGTCCACGTACATCCCGCTCAAGGTGAACCAGGCGGGTGTGATTCCCGTCATCTTCGCCTCGTCGCTGCTCTACATCCCGGCGCTCGTCGCGCAGTTCTCGAACTCGACGGCCGGCTGGAAGACCTGGATCGAAGCGCACTTCGTCAAGGGTGACCACCCCTACTACATCGCCGCGTACTTCCTTCTGATCGTGTTCTTCGCCTTCTTCTACGTGGCGATCTCGTTCAACCCCGAGGAAGTCGCCGACAACATGAAGAAGTATGGTGGCTTCATCCCGGGTATCCGGGCTGGTCGACCTACTGCCGAGTATCTGAGCTACGTGCTCAACCGGATCACTTGGCCGGGCTCGCTGTATCTGGGTCTGATCGCTCTTGTGCCGACGATGGCGTTGGCGGGCTTCGGCGGTGCGAACCAGAACTTCCCGTTCGGTGGCACCAGCATCCTCATCATCGTGGGTGTCGGTCTCGAGACCGTGAAGCAGATCGAGAGCCAGCTCCAGCAGCGCAATTACGAAGGGTTCCTCCGCTGA
- a CDS encoding adenylate kinase (AMP-binding site [chemical binding];~ATP-AMP (Ap5A)-binding site [chemical binding];~Adenylate kinase (ADK) catalyzes the reversible phosphoryl transfer from adenosine triphosphates (ATP) to adenosine monophosphates (AMP) and to yield adenosine diphosphates (ADP). This enzyme is required for the biosynthesis of ADP and is essential for...; cd01428;~adenylate kinase [Streptomyces cattleya NRRL 8057 = DSM46488];~adenylate kinase; Reviewed; PRK00279;~identified by MetaGeneAnnotator; putative), protein MRIVLVGPPGAGKGTQAAFLAKNLDIPHISTGDLFRANISQGTELGLKAKAFMDAGDLVPDEVTIGMAKDRMEQPDAVNGFLLDGFPRNVAQAEALDEALKAEDMQLDAVLDLEVPEDEVVKRIAGRRICRNDSAHVFHVTYNAPKTEGVCDVCGGELFQREDDSEETVRRRLEVYHKQTEPIIDYYRAQGLVATISALGKVDEVTARAMEALKK, encoded by the coding sequence ATGCGAATCGTCCTCGTCGGACCGCCCGGGGCCGGCAAGGGAACGCAGGCCGCGTTCCTTGCCAAGAACCTGGACATCCCGCACATCTCCACGGGTGACCTGTTCCGTGCCAACATCTCGCAGGGCACCGAGCTGGGCCTGAAGGCGAAGGCGTTCATGGACGCCGGCGATCTGGTGCCCGACGAGGTCACCATCGGGATGGCCAAGGACCGCATGGAGCAGCCGGACGCCGTCAACGGCTTCCTGCTCGACGGTTTCCCGCGCAACGTGGCCCAGGCCGAGGCTCTGGACGAGGCCCTCAAGGCCGAGGACATGCAGCTCGACGCGGTCCTGGACCTCGAGGTTCCCGAGGACGAGGTCGTGAAGCGGATCGCGGGCCGCCGCATCTGCCGCAACGACTCCGCGCACGTGTTCCACGTGACGTACAACGCTCCGAAGACCGAGGGCGTCTGCGACGTCTGCGGTGGCGAGCTCTTCCAGCGCGAGGACGACTCCGAGGAGACGGTCCGCCGTCGCCTGGAGGTCTACCACAAGCAGACCGAGCCGATCATCGACTACTACCGGGCCCAGGGCCTGGTCGCGACGATCTCGGCGCTCGGCAAGGTGGACGAGGTCACGGCCCGTGCCATGGAAGCCCTGAAGAAGTAA
- a CDS encoding methionine aminopeptidase (Methionine Aminopeptidase 1. E.C. 3.4.11.18. Also knownas methionyl aminopeptidase and Peptidase M. Catalyzes release of N-terminal amino acids, preferentially methionine, from peptides and arylamides; cd01086;~identified by MetaGeneAnnotator; putative;~methionine aminopeptidase [Streptomyces cattleya NRRL 8057 = DSM46488]): MVQIKTPEQIAKMREAGLVVAAIHAATREVAVPGATTRDLDEVARKVIADHGAKSNFLGYGGFPATICTSVNEVVVHGIPDEKTVLKDGDIISIDCGAIVDGWHGDAAYTAFVGTGHAPELIELSRVTEESMWAGIAAMRVGARLVDVSRAIESYIKRQPRPAVGDHSLGRYGIIEDYGGHGIGTEMHMDPHLLNYVARKRGKGPKLVPGFCLAIEPMVSLGTPRTEVLADDWTVITTDGTWSSHWEHSIALTEEGPLVLTAVDGGKAKLAELGVTAAPDPLA, from the coding sequence ATGGTGCAGATCAAGACCCCCGAGCAGATCGCGAAGATGCGCGAGGCGGGGCTGGTCGTCGCGGCCATCCACGCGGCGACCCGCGAGGTGGCCGTGCCCGGCGCGACCACCCGGGACCTGGACGAGGTCGCGCGCAAGGTGATCGCGGACCACGGGGCGAAGTCGAACTTCCTCGGGTACGGCGGCTTCCCCGCCACCATCTGCACCTCGGTGAACGAGGTCGTCGTCCACGGCATCCCGGACGAGAAGACCGTCCTCAAGGACGGCGACATCATCTCCATCGACTGCGGCGCGATCGTCGACGGCTGGCACGGCGACGCCGCGTACACCGCCTTCGTCGGCACCGGTCACGCACCGGAACTGATCGAGCTGTCGCGGGTGACCGAAGAGTCGATGTGGGCCGGCATCGCCGCCATGCGCGTCGGCGCCCGTCTGGTCGACGTCTCCCGGGCGATCGAGTCGTACATCAAGCGCCAGCCGCGGCCGGCCGTGGGCGACCACAGCCTCGGCCGGTACGGGATCATCGAGGACTACGGCGGCCACGGCATCGGCACCGAGATGCACATGGACCCGCACCTGCTGAACTACGTCGCCCGCAAGCGCGGCAAGGGCCCGAAGCTGGTCCCCGGCTTCTGCCTGGCGATCGAGCCGATGGTCTCCCTCGGCACCCCGAGGACCGAGGTCCTCGCCGACGACTGGACCGTCATCACGACGGACGGCACCTGGTCCTCGCACTGGGAGCACAGCATCGCCCTCACCGAGGAGGGCCCGCTGGTCCTGACCGCGGTGGACGGCGGCAAGGCGAAGCTGGCGGAGCTGGGCGTCACCGCCGCGCCGGACCCGCTGGCGTAG
- a CDS encoding translation initiation factor IF-1 infA (Mapped to H37Rv Rv3462c;~S1_IF1: Translation Initiation Factor IF1, S1-like RNA-binding domain. IF1 contains an S1-like RNA-binding domain, which is foundin a wide variety of RNA-associated proteins. Translation initiation includes a number of interrelated steps preceding the...; cd04451;~identified by MetaGeneAnnotator; putative;~predicted 30S ribosome binding site;~rRNA binding site [nucleotide binding];~translation initiation factor IF-1 infA [Mycobacterium tuberculosis F11]) — MAKKQGAIEIEGTVIESLPNAMFKVELQNGHKVLAHISGKMRMHYIRILPDDRVVVELSPYDLTRGRIVYRYK; from the coding sequence GTGGCCAAGAAGCAAGGTGCCATCGAAATCGAGGGCACCGTGATCGAGTCCCTGCCGAACGCCATGTTCAAGGTGGAACTCCAGAACGGTCACAAGGTCCTCGCGCACATCTCCGGCAAGATGCGGATGCACTACATCCGTATCCTTCCGGACGACCGGGTCGTCGTGGAGCTGTCTCCGTACGACCTGACGCGTGGCCGGATCGTCTACCGGTACAAGTAG
- a CDS encoding 50S ribosomal protein L36 (50S ribosomal protein L36 [Amycolatopsis mediterranei U32];~Ribosomal protein L36; cl00380;~identified by MetaGeneAnnotator; putative), whose translation MMALTRRTSHPMKVKPSVKKICDKCKVIRRHGRVMVICDNLRHKQRQG comes from the coding sequence GTGATGGCACTGACCCGGAGAACCTCACATCCCATGAAGGTCAAGCCGAGCGTCAAGAAGATCTGCGACAAGTGCAAGGTGATCCGCCGCCACGGCCGGGTCATGGTCATCTGCGACAACCTGCGCCACAAGCAGCGCCAGGGCTGA
- a CDS encoding 30S ribosomal protein S13 (30S ribosomal protein S13 [Streptomyces albus J1074];~30S ribosomal protein S13; Validated; PRK05179;~Ribosomal protein S13/S18; cl00331;~identified by MetaGeneAnnotator; putative) yields the protein MARVSGVDIPREKRVVVALTYVFGIGRTRSEEILAATGVDQSIRVRDLAEEDLVKIREYVDANLQTEGDLRREIAADIRRKVEIGCYQGLRHRRGLPVRGQRTSTNARTRKGPRRAIAGKKKPGKK from the coding sequence ATGGCACGCGTTTCCGGTGTTGACATCCCGCGCGAAAAGCGCGTGGTGGTCGCACTCACCTACGTCTTCGGCATCGGGCGTACCCGGTCCGAGGAGATCCTCGCCGCGACCGGCGTGGACCAGTCCATCCGTGTCCGCGACCTTGCCGAGGAAGACCTCGTCAAGATCCGCGAGTACGTGGACGCCAACCTCCAGACCGAGGGTGACCTCCGCCGCGAGATCGCCGCCGACATCCGCCGCAAGGTCGAGATCGGCTGCTACCAGGGTCTGCGCCACCGTCGTGGCCTGCCCGTCCGCGGCCAGCGCACCAGCACGAACGCTCGTACCCGCAAGGGCCCGCGTCGCGCCATCGCCGGTAAGAAGAAGCCGGGCAAGAAGTAG
- a CDS encoding 30S ribosomal protein S11 (30S ribosomal protein S11 [Streptomyces albus J1074];~Ribosomal protein S11; cl00332;~identified by MetaGeneAnnotator; putative): MPPKGRQGAAKKVRRKEKKNVAHGHAHIKSTFNNTIVSITDPAGNVISWASAGHVGFKGSRKSTPFAAQMAAESAARRAQEHGMRKVDVFVKGPGSGRETAIRSLQATGLEVGSIQDVTPTPHNGCRPPKRRRV; this comes from the coding sequence ATGCCCCCCAAGGGTCGTCAGGGCGCTGCCAAGAAGGTGCGCCGCAAGGAAAAGAAGAACGTCGCTCACGGCCACGCGCACATCAAGAGCACGTTCAACAACACGATCGTCTCGATCACGGACCCCGCGGGCAACGTGATCTCCTGGGCCTCCGCCGGCCACGTCGGCTTCAAGGGCTCGCGCAAGTCCACCCCGTTCGCCGCGCAGATGGCCGCCGAGTCGGCCGCTCGCCGCGCGCAGGAGCACGGCATGCGCAAGGTCGACGTCTTCGTCAAGGGTCCCGGCTCCGGCCGTGAGACCGCGATCCGCTCCCTCCAGGCCACCGGCCTCGAGGTCGGCTCGATCCAGGACGTCACCCCCACCCCGCACAACGGCTGCCGTCCGCCGAAGCGCCGCCGCGTCTGA
- a CDS encoding RNA polymerase alpha subunit (Bacterial RNA polymerase, alpha chain C terminal domain; cl11613;~DNA-directed RNA polymerase subunit alpha; Provisional;~N-terminal domain of the Alpha subunit of Bacterial RNA polymerase; cd06928;~RNA polymerase alpha subunit [Streptomyces ghanaensis ATCC14672];~alphaNTD - beta interaction site [polypeptide binding];~alphaNTD - beta' interaction site [polypeptide binding];~alphaNTD homodimer interface [polypeptide binding];~identified by MetaGeneAnnotator; putative) — protein MLIAQRPSLTEEVVDEFRSRFVIEPLEPGFGYTLGNSLRRTLLSSIPGAAVTSIRIDGVLHEFTTVPGVKEDVTDLILNIKQLVVSSEHDEPVVMYLRKQGPGLVTAADIAPPAGVEVHNPDLVLATLNGKGKLEMELTVERGRGYVSAVQNKQVGQEIGRIPVDSIYSPVLKVTYKVEATRVEQRTDFDKLIVDVETKQAMRPRDAMASAGKTLVELFGLARELNIDAEGIDMGPSPTDAALAADLALPIEELELTVRSYNCLKREGIHSVGELVARSEADLLDIRNFGAKSIDEVKAKLAGMGLALKDSPPGFDPTAAADAFGADDDADAGFVETEQY, from the coding sequence ATGCTTATCGCTCAGCGTCCGTCGCTGACCGAAGAGGTCGTCGACGAGTTCCGCTCCCGGTTCGTCATCGAGCCGCTGGAGCCGGGCTTCGGCTACACCCTCGGCAACTCGCTCCGCCGCACGCTCCTCTCGTCGATCCCCGGCGCTGCTGTCACCAGCATCCGCATCGACGGTGTCCTGCACGAGTTCACCACCGTGCCGGGCGTCAAGGAGGACGTCACCGACCTCATCCTGAACATCAAGCAGCTGGTCGTCTCCTCGGAGCACGACGAGCCGGTCGTGATGTACCTGCGCAAGCAGGGCCCGGGTCTGGTCACCGCCGCCGACATCGCCCCGCCGGCCGGTGTCGAGGTGCACAACCCCGACCTGGTCCTCGCCACGCTCAACGGCAAGGGCAAGCTGGAGATGGAGCTGACCGTCGAGCGCGGTCGCGGCTACGTCTCCGCCGTCCAGAACAAGCAGGTGGGCCAGGAGATCGGCCGTATCCCGGTCGACTCCATCTACAGCCCCGTGCTGAAGGTCACCTACAAGGTCGAGGCGACCCGAGTCGAGCAGCGCACCGACTTCGACAAGCTCATCGTCGACGTCGAGACCAAGCAGGCCATGCGCCCGCGTGACGCCATGGCGTCCGCCGGCAAGACCCTGGTCGAGCTGTTCGGTCTCGCCCGCGAGCTGAACATCGACGCCGAGGGCATCGACATGGGTCCGTCCCCGACGGACGCCGCCCTGGCCGCCGACCTGGCGCTGCCGATCGAGGAGCTGGAGCTCACGGTCCGCTCCTACAACTGCCTCAAGCGCGAGGGCATCCACTCCGTGGGTGAGCTCGTGGCGCGTTCCGAGGCCGACCTGCTCGACATCCGCAACTTCGGTGCGAAGTCGATCGACGAGGTCAAGGCGAAGCTGGCCGGCATGGGCCTGGCCCTCAAGGACAGCCCGCCCGGATTCGACCCGACCGCCGCCGCCGACGCCTTCGGCGCCGACGACGACGCGGACGCGGGCTTCGTCGAGACCGAGCAGTACTGA
- a CDS encoding 50S ribosomal protein L17 (50S ribosomal protein L17 [Streptomyces cattleya NRRL 8057 = DSM46488];~50S ribosomal protein L17; Validated; PRK05591;~identified by MetaGeneAnnotator; putative): MPRPAKGARLGGSAAHEKLLLANLAKALFEHGRITTTEAKARRLRPVAERLITKAKKGDIHNRRLVLQTITDKGIVHTLFTEIAPRYSERPGGYTRITKIGNRRGDNAPMAVIELVEGEIAKKATVAEAEAATKRAVKEADEAAQDA; encoded by the coding sequence ATGCCGCGTCCCGCGAAGGGTGCCCGCCTCGGCGGTTCCGCCGCTCACGAGAAGCTGCTCCTCGCCAACCTGGCGAAGGCGCTGTTCGAGCACGGCCGCATCACGACGACCGAGGCCAAGGCCCGCCGTCTGCGTCCGGTCGCCGAGCGCCTGATCACCAAGGCGAAGAAGGGCGACATCCACAACCGTCGCCTGGTGCTGCAGACGATCACCGACAAGGGCATCGTCCACACCCTCTTCACCGAGATCGCCCCGCGTTACTCGGAGCGTCCGGGTGGTTACACCCGTATCACCAAGATCGGCAACCGTCGTGGCGACAACGCCCCGATGGCCGTGATCGAGCTGGTCGAGGGCGAGATCGCCAAGAAGGCGACCGTCGCCGAGGCCGAGGCCGCCACCAAGCGCGCCGTCAAGGAGGCCGACGAGGCCGCGCAGGACGCCTGA